The proteins below come from a single Parachlamydia acanthamoebae genomic window:
- a CDS encoding F-box/WD repeat-containing protein — MEHLTLSAVNGCVFHESVPSYISEFPQELLLEIFKHLGAMQLIDLRLVCSAFKKIAEDNVCWRGIVLSQTVEAQLSSWKKIYYSRAFKDLIHIPASQSLPFCRTLTMNHVVQKIKLQADIFFSMSSEDICCSTSQGKLVRAIQPSSFQRFCGLEILREGLATGVKSKYLDEIQVRDRDSMKVIHAYTSEIECLKGIEGDGTTFIAFGLSEGDSYMEMRDIRQDKLVRKLFMENILCRELHFKGNFIVVSNEIEQGAECPVWDLRSLSKPCAELYHEEIFEDERLIPDALYMKSFTMDRQQLIASYENGELVKWNLVNFEKEMIVNVLKTGEDSLEMSMGSLQLSGYTLAYHASSSGTVRFFDSDTLEPIQAFSVNDRENFSLDFREQTLAVANDDQIKIWDFHAKDVNG, encoded by the coding sequence ATTCCCTCAAGAGTTACTTTTAGAAATATTTAAACACTTGGGAGCGATGCAGCTAATAGATCTTAGGCTTGTATGTTCAGCATTCAAAAAAATAGCTGAAGATAATGTGTGTTGGAGAGGAATTGTGCTTTCTCAAACGGTTGAAGCACAACTTTCGTCTTGGAAAAAAATATATTATAGTCGTGCCTTCAAAGACCTCATACACATCCCCGCTTCTCAGTCGCTTCCTTTCTGTCGCACATTGACGATGAACCATGTGGTTCAAAAAATTAAACTGCAAGCAGATATTTTCTTTAGTATGAGCTCTGAAGATATTTGTTGTTCTACCTCCCAGGGAAAACTTGTGCGAGCAATTCAACCTTCTTCCTTTCAGCGTTTTTGTGGGTTAGAGATTTTGAGAGAAGGCTTAGCTACAGGAGTTAAAAGCAAATATCTTGATGAAATACAGGTTCGAGATAGAGATTCGATGAAGGTTATACATGCGTATACTTCTGAAATAGAATGTTTAAAGGGGATTGAAGGAGATGGGACTACTTTCATAGCATTTGGATTAAGCGAAGGAGATTCTTACATGGAAATGCGGGATATACGACAAGATAAACTAGTCAGAAAGCTATTTATGGAAAATATTCTCTGTCGAGAGCTCCACTTTAAAGGCAATTTTATCGTTGTATCTAATGAAATAGAACAAGGTGCGGAATGTCCTGTATGGGATTTAAGAAGCCTTTCTAAACCCTGTGCAGAATTATATCATGAGGAAATTTTCGAGGATGAAAGATTGATTCCGGATGCATTATACATGAAGTCTTTTACCATGGATCGTCAGCAACTTATTGCAAGTTACGAAAACGGGGAATTGGTTAAATGGAATTTGGTAAATTTTGAAAAAGAAATGATTGTAAATGTTTTAAAAACAGGAGAGGATAGTTTAGAGATGAGTATGGGATCTTTGCAATTGAGCGGTTATACACTAGCTTATCATGCCTCTTCATCAGGGACTGTACGTTTTTTTGATAGTGATACCCTTGAGCCTATTCAAGCCTTTTCTGTCAATGATCGGGAAAACTTTTCGCTCGATTTTCGGGAACAAACTTTAGCCGTAGCAAATGATGATCAGATTAAGATTTGGGATTTCCATGCGAAAGATGTAAACGGATAA
- a CDS encoding isopenicillin N synthase family dioxygenase produces MQITTFGSDSPPFIQRNPPSTPPPSPVQDSISQANQNPSIYPAASILPGSLAIEEDAHIPLFDLDDIENAPTEIRKELIKQFGDGLKDIGFIAIKAPSLSAIIKDVTKSMKTYFALPLEEKMKDWNSDNSKGFSEQGRETAAGATHADRKETFFVPPHFKKWPQTPPEFGQVMERYHTELTNLAIKVMRYVAEYLEEPTENVSETIDTAYNLLRLAYYPAPKSEDHPDSVWANAHEDLNALTLLPPTKVPGLQLFTKDERWLSVTAPEGSLILNTGLQLERLTAGLIKATLHRVQNPGGKYTYQARHSSIFFASWAPEKSLAPLKKCVEKITENMSEEERTTYLLQYPDVTVQENLISRLIEMGTIPNPTREQVAELHQKGLLQRPPLHVVEEFSDLFNS; encoded by the coding sequence ATGCAAATAACTACATTCGGCTCTGATTCGCCTCCTTTTATTCAACGTAATCCTCCAAGTACTCCACCACCAAGCCCCGTTCAAGATTCCATCTCGCAAGCTAATCAAAATCCATCCATTTATCCTGCAGCAAGTATTTTGCCAGGAAGCCTAGCCATTGAAGAAGACGCCCACATTCCTTTATTCGATTTAGATGATATTGAAAATGCACCTACCGAAATTCGCAAGGAATTAATTAAACAATTTGGAGATGGGCTTAAAGACATCGGATTTATTGCGATCAAGGCACCTTCATTAAGCGCAATCATCAAAGATGTCACTAAAAGCATGAAAACATATTTTGCCCTCCCTCTCGAAGAGAAAATGAAAGATTGGAATTCAGACAACTCCAAAGGATTTTCTGAACAAGGTCGAGAAACGGCTGCCGGAGCAACTCACGCGGATCGCAAAGAAACATTTTTTGTTCCTCCTCATTTTAAGAAATGGCCTCAAACACCTCCAGAATTTGGTCAAGTCATGGAAAGATACCATACAGAATTGACAAACCTCGCGATAAAAGTGATGCGATACGTCGCCGAATACTTAGAAGAACCTACCGAGAATGTTTCTGAAACTATCGATACGGCCTATAATTTACTTCGCTTGGCTTATTATCCAGCTCCTAAATCCGAAGATCATCCAGATAGTGTTTGGGCAAATGCGCACGAAGATTTAAATGCCTTGACTTTACTTCCGCCAACAAAAGTTCCTGGATTGCAATTATTCACGAAGGATGAACGATGGTTATCTGTAACTGCCCCAGAAGGTTCACTTATACTTAACACAGGTTTACAGCTTGAACGTTTGACTGCAGGACTGATTAAAGCAACACTACACAGAGTTCAAAATCCTGGGGGAAAATATACCTACCAAGCACGGCACTCGAGCATTTTCTTTGCTTCCTGGGCACCAGAAAAATCACTAGCACCATTAAAAAAATGTGTAGAAAAAATCACCGAGAATATGTCGGAAGAAGAACGAACAACCTATCTGCTACAATATCCTGATGTAACAGTGCAGGAAAATCTCATTTCACGCCTTATCGAAATGGGCACAATTCCCAATCCCACAAGAGAACAAGTTGCTGAACTTCATCAAAAAGGTCTTCTACAGAGACCTCCTCTACATGTTGTAGAAGAATTTTCTGATCTTTTTAATTCGTAA
- a CDS encoding RMD1 family protein, whose protein sequence is MDCCTFCTAASYNIKSLFETLRTRFPCNWYRDVVHVEMPLENGLSDIFYFSYGTVVCWNLSLEQGFKLIEHLKAFEQQPLDEIESDAFTFSYGPVAKFVEDELTLPDTSALTKLAASQGLSQSVKLGAFESSLLKTYNQTKYLPEELAKRGRIPLSRSQIRKKMGELFIERNSITLHIHALASPDFFWEYPEFEKLYLMIVNELDIKDRTEVLNHRLDVVRELFEMLGSELNHQHSSRLEWTIIWLIILEVVLTLLRDVFRLI, encoded by the coding sequence ATGGACTGCTGCACATTTTGCACAGCTGCTTCTTATAATATTAAATCTTTGTTCGAGACCCTCCGAACCCGTTTTCCATGCAATTGGTATAGAGATGTCGTGCACGTTGAAATGCCCCTTGAAAATGGCCTAAGCGACATTTTTTACTTTTCATATGGTACAGTTGTTTGCTGGAATTTGTCTCTAGAGCAAGGATTTAAATTAATTGAGCACCTAAAAGCTTTTGAACAACAACCGCTCGATGAAATTGAGAGCGATGCCTTTACATTTTCTTATGGCCCTGTTGCTAAATTTGTAGAAGATGAATTAACGCTCCCTGACACCTCTGCACTAACGAAACTCGCCGCATCTCAAGGCCTTTCGCAGTCTGTTAAGTTAGGCGCTTTTGAAAGCAGCCTTTTAAAAACTTACAATCAAACGAAGTACCTTCCGGAAGAACTGGCGAAACGAGGACGTATCCCGCTTTCACGTAGTCAGATTCGGAAGAAGATGGGCGAACTTTTTATTGAGCGTAATTCAATTACTTTACACATTCACGCTCTAGCTTCCCCCGACTTTTTTTGGGAATACCCTGAATTCGAAAAACTTTATTTGATGATTGTCAACGAACTCGACATCAAAGACCGAACAGAGGTTCTAAATCACCGCTTGGATGTCGTACGTGAATTGTTTGAAATGTTGGGAAGCGAGCTAAATCATCAACATTCAAGCCGACTTGAGTGGACCATTATTTGGTTAATCATTCTTGAGGTTGTCCTTACTTTATTAAGAGACGTCTTTAGACTCATATGA
- a CDS encoding ABC transporter ATP-binding protein has translation MSEPAVEVIELSHIYNTRLAVDKISFAIEPGSTFGLLGPNGAGKSTTIKMLTTLLPVTSGTAFIGGYDLNTQPAQIRQLIGYVPQLLSADGELTGYENLVLSAKLYGLSKKQREKRIAELLEFMGLSDFANQLVNQYSGGMIRRLEIAQALVHEPQVLFLDEPTVGLDPAARKTLWKHIQEWRQTFGTTILMTTHDMDEADNLCDIVAFMHMGHIVAMDAPLHLKATLGPKATLDDVFILHTGSSIKETGDYGHVKQIRNTISHL, from the coding sequence ATGTCCGAACCGGCAGTTGAAGTGATTGAATTGAGCCATATTTATAATACGCGGCTTGCAGTTGATAAAATCTCATTTGCAATTGAGCCCGGAAGTACTTTTGGGTTGCTAGGTCCTAATGGTGCAGGAAAAAGCACAACCATAAAAATGCTCACCACTCTTTTACCAGTAACCTCTGGAACAGCTTTTATCGGAGGTTACGATCTCAACACTCAACCAGCACAAATCCGCCAACTAATCGGATATGTGCCTCAACTTCTTTCTGCCGATGGAGAATTGACGGGATACGAAAATTTAGTTCTCTCCGCCAAATTATATGGCCTCTCTAAAAAGCAAAGAGAAAAACGTATTGCTGAATTATTAGAATTTATGGGGCTTTCAGATTTTGCTAATCAATTGGTCAATCAATATTCAGGCGGGATGATTAGACGTTTGGAAATTGCCCAAGCGCTTGTTCACGAACCCCAGGTTTTATTTCTTGATGAACCAACGGTTGGATTAGATCCAGCTGCCCGCAAAACCTTATGGAAACACATTCAGGAATGGCGGCAAACATTTGGAACGACCATTTTGATGACAACCCATGACATGGATGAAGCCGATAACCTATGCGATATTGTGGCTTTTATGCACATGGGGCATATTGTCGCGATGGATGCCCCCCTTCATTTGAAAGCAACTCTTGGTCCAAAAGCTACTTTGGATGATGTTTTTATCTTACATACAGGAAGTTCCATCAAAGAAACAGGAGATTATGGCCATGTCAAACAAATTCGAAACACCATATCCCATCTTTAA
- the yidD gene encoding membrane protein insertion efficiency factor YidD, which translates to MKKITLFLIRLYQLFVSPMLGPICRFTPTCSQYAVEAIQKYGFSKGVSLALSRICRCNPRCLGGHDPIP; encoded by the coding sequence ATGAAAAAGATCACCTTATTTTTAATCCGGCTTTACCAACTTTTTGTCTCACCCATGCTAGGGCCTATCTGCCGGTTTACTCCAACTTGCTCTCAGTATGCGGTGGAGGCGATTCAAAAATACGGATTTTCTAAAGGCGTTTCCCTTGCCCTTTCCCGCATTTGCCGCTGCAACCCTCGCTGTCTGGGCGGTCACGACCCTATTCCTTAA
- a CDS encoding ABC transporter permease, which translates to MSNKFETPYPIFKIIGQRIEQVLAIVEADIRKLHHDPYELLTRMIQPAIWLLIFGQAMAKARAIPTGTLSYLDFIAPGILAQSILFIAIFYGIALIWERDMGILHKILVSPTPRSILVIGRAIAAGLRGLSQIFIIYLISMFLGVHIRWEFLPILGVLATVMLGGAIFSTFSLIIAAIVKKRERFMGIGQVMTMPLFFASNALYPLEMMPGWLQVVSILNPLTYQVDALRSFMVTGEATTFGLFVDFGVGILALSILISIATKIYPKILY; encoded by the coding sequence ATGTCAAACAAATTCGAAACACCATATCCCATCTTTAAAATCATCGGACAACGAATTGAACAAGTTCTGGCAATTGTAGAAGCTGATATACGCAAACTCCACCATGATCCTTATGAACTTTTAACACGGATGATCCAACCCGCTATTTGGCTTTTAATTTTCGGACAGGCCATGGCAAAAGCCAGAGCAATTCCTACAGGAACACTTTCTTACCTAGATTTCATCGCTCCAGGAATCCTAGCCCAAAGTATTCTATTTATCGCCATTTTTTACGGAATTGCCTTAATTTGGGAACGCGATATGGGTATTTTGCATAAAATTTTAGTCTCACCAACCCCAAGATCTATTTTAGTCATTGGACGTGCAATTGCAGCTGGTTTAAGAGGCCTTTCACAGATATTCATCATTTATCTAATCTCCATGTTTTTAGGAGTCCATATACGGTGGGAATTTTTGCCCATTCTGGGAGTCTTAGCCACAGTCATGTTAGGAGGAGCCATTTTTTCAACATTCTCGCTGATTATTGCCGCGATCGTGAAAAAAAGAGAGCGTTTTATGGGAATTGGACAAGTAATGACCATGCCCCTTTTTTTTGCAAGTAATGCTCTATATCCCCTTGAAATGATGCCCGGTTGGTTGCAGGTTGTCTCTATTTTGAACCCCTTGACTTATCAAGTCGATGCTCTCCGCAGTTTTATGGTGACTGGAGAAGCCACCACCTTTGGTCTGTTTGTGGATTTTGGCGTGGGAATTTTAGCTCTCAGCATTCTGATTAGCATTGCGACTAAAATCTATCCAAAAATTCTTTATTAA